From Enterococcus mundtii, the proteins below share one genomic window:
- a CDS encoding class A sortase, with the protein MKKKGRAKKWLVNFLLFLLLLVGLALIFNEQIKDFFVKNTGDAYAISNVTRDDIVKNNQKEANFDFDSVESMSSEAVLRAQLNRPDLPVIGSIAVPSVSINLPIFRGLDNANLLYGAGTLDPDQEMGKGNYALASHRANNPELLFTPLENLNLGDKIYIVDLENVYTYKATFKEKVDPSATELLNIEEGKELITLITCGDMDAITRLVVQGELESITPMKEATQEMKNAFDMPTRTF; encoded by the coding sequence ATGAAAAAAAAAGGAAGAGCCAAAAAGTGGCTGGTCAATTTCCTATTGTTTCTACTATTATTAGTAGGATTAGCCTTGATCTTTAATGAACAGATCAAAGATTTTTTTGTTAAAAATACGGGAGATGCGTACGCTATTTCTAATGTGACTCGTGATGATATTGTCAAAAATAATCAAAAAGAGGCAAACTTTGATTTTGATTCAGTTGAATCAATGAGTTCAGAAGCGGTGTTAAGAGCCCAATTGAATCGACCAGATCTACCAGTCATTGGAAGTATCGCCGTCCCATCCGTCTCGATCAATTTGCCGATTTTTAGAGGGTTAGATAATGCAAACTTATTGTACGGTGCCGGAACATTAGACCCAGATCAAGAAATGGGAAAAGGCAACTATGCCTTAGCAAGTCATCGTGCCAACAATCCGGAATTACTTTTTACTCCGTTAGAAAACCTAAACTTAGGTGATAAAATCTATATCGTCGATTTGGAAAACGTCTACACGTACAAAGCGACATTCAAAGAAAAAGTCGACCCTTCAGCAACAGAATTATTGAACATCGAAGAAGGAAAAGAATTGATCACCTTGATCACTTGTGGTGATATGGATGCCATTACACGCCTAGTCGTCCAAGGAGAACTCGAAAGCATCACACCAATGAAAGAAGCCACCCAAGAAATGAAAAACGCCTTTGACATGCCAACGAGAACGTTTTAG
- a CDS encoding nucleotide pyrophosphohydrolase has translation MEKSMAKINQFRDDRNWRQFHNEKDLAISISLEASELLELFQWKQPEEVTTTQLERIKEELADVLIYSYMMADNLNLDIDTIIEEKLEKNNQKYPVEKSKNSKEKYTELS, from the coding sequence ATGGAAAAAAGCATGGCAAAAATCAATCAATTTAGAGATGATCGCAATTGGCGACAATTTCATAATGAAAAAGATTTAGCAATTTCGATTTCTTTAGAAGCCTCAGAGTTATTAGAGTTATTCCAATGGAAGCAACCAGAAGAAGTCACCACCACTCAGCTTGAACGAATCAAAGAAGAACTAGCAGATGTGTTGATATACTCTTATATGATGGCCGACAATCTAAATTTAGATATCGATACGATCATTGAAGAAAAATTAGAAAAAAACAATCAGAAATACCCAGTAGAAAAAAGTAAAAACAGCAAAGAAAAATATACAGAATTATCATAG
- a CDS encoding MFS transporter: MTKYQRKVLLSTSAGIALENMDIMFLAFSLSSMIATFNISGTQAGLIATITNLGMLVGGIFFGLMADKYGRVKVFSQTVILFSIASLLMYFASNIYLVYLFRFIAGIGAGGEYGACMSLISESFSKKQIGRASSVAAIGAQVGAALAAILAAVIIPLFGWKMLYVIGVLPVLMVLFIRRGLKEPEAFEETKETGKKTKLSHLFQTKHMAWQTTGLSLMVTVQIAGYFGLMNWLPSIMQAQLGLSVSGSSLWMISTILGMSLGMMTFGIIMDKVGPTLAFGLFLICSSLSVFLLVLAHSQWSLVAAAVVVGYFINGMYGGYGAIISSLYPTEIRATANNFIMNLGRAVGGFSSIVIGFLMYHYSLTAVILFLSGIYLISFLVLLTLSGVRDLKTSLQQ; this comes from the coding sequence ATATTAGTGGAACGCAAGCAGGGTTGATTGCAACAATCACTAATTTAGGGATGCTCGTTGGAGGTATTTTTTTTGGATTGATGGCGGATAAATATGGGAGAGTCAAAGTATTTTCGCAAACAGTCATTTTGTTCTCAATTGCTTCTTTACTCATGTATTTTGCATCGAATATTTATCTTGTTTATCTGTTTCGTTTTATCGCAGGAATCGGCGCTGGTGGGGAATACGGCGCATGTATGTCTTTGATTTCTGAAAGCTTTTCAAAGAAACAAATCGGGCGTGCATCTTCTGTCGCTGCAATCGGCGCACAAGTTGGTGCAGCTTTGGCAGCCATCTTAGCAGCGGTGATCATTCCTTTGTTTGGCTGGAAAATGCTTTACGTCATCGGTGTCTTGCCGGTCTTGATGGTTTTATTTATTCGAAGAGGGCTAAAAGAACCAGAGGCATTTGAAGAAACAAAAGAAACTGGGAAAAAGACAAAGCTTAGTCATTTGTTCCAAACGAAACACATGGCATGGCAAACGACAGGTCTTAGTCTGATGGTTACTGTACAGATTGCCGGCTACTTCGGATTGATGAATTGGTTGCCTTCAATCATGCAGGCACAATTAGGTCTATCAGTATCGGGGTCCTCTTTATGGATGATCAGCACGATTTTAGGGATGTCATTAGGGATGATGACGTTTGGGATCATCATGGATAAAGTTGGTCCAACCCTCGCATTTGGCTTGTTTCTGATTTGCTCCTCTTTGTCTGTCTTTTTACTCGTACTTGCACACAGTCAATGGAGTTTAGTTGCGGCAGCAGTAGTCGTAGGTTACTTCATCAACGGAATGTATGGCGGGTATGGCGCGATCATCAGTAGTTTGTATCCAACAGAGATCCGTGCAACAGCGAATAATTTTATCATGAACCTAGGACGAGCAGTAGGCGGTTTTTCATCAATCGTGATCGGCTTTCTAATGTACCATTATAGTTTGACGGCTGTTATTCTATTTCTGAGTGGAATTTATTTAATCAGTTTCCTTGTCTTGTTGACTTTATCAGGAGTAAGAGATCTGAAAACAAGTTTACAACAATAG